The Octadecabacter arcticus 238 genome contains a region encoding:
- a CDS encoding IS630 family transposase (programmed frameshift) has translation MGGAIKITRTDMSAKDLRRAAKRTKDGRVVRRLLAIALVLDGVDRETAARSSGMDRQTLRDWAHRFNAEGIEGLSDRNGKGAKPRLSPKQQAQFVAWVEAGPNPVKDGVVRWRCVDLQARVEEEFDVKLHVRTIGKYLTKHGFRRLSVRPEHPKTDREAQQAFKKNFASLVNDTLPEHAKGKPLEVWFQDEARVGQQGTLTRKWAKRGTRPRAPRDIRFKWSYIFGAACPARGTAAGLVLPYVNAEAMGLHLDEIAKAVAPGSHALLIVDGAGWHGAKCLQVPDKITLVKLPPYSPELNPMENVWAYLRANKLAITVFDTYDEILDKCAQAWNFFANDPERISSITDREWARVT, from the exons ATGGGTGGAGCCATAAAAATTACGCGCACGGATATGTCTGCGAAAGATTTGCGCCGTGCGGCAAAGCGAACCAAGGATGGGCGGGTTGTACGGCGACTACTGGCCATAGCGCTGGTGCTTGATGGGGTGGATCGTGAAACGGCTGCCCGCAGCAGTGGTATGGATCGACAAACACTTCGGGATTGGGCGCATCGCTTTAACGCAGAAGGCATTGAGGGGTTATCGGATAGGAATGGCAAGGGGGCAAAACCACGGTTGTCGCCCAAGCAACAGGCGCAATTTGTGGCGTGGGTGGAGGCCGGGCCCAACCCAGTAAAAGATGGCGTAGTACGATGGCGTTGTGTCGACTTGCAGGCTCGTGTTGAAGAGGAGTTCGACGTGAAACTGCATGTGCGTACGATTGGAAAATATCTAACCAAGCATGGCTTTCGCCGCCTGTCTGTGCGTCCAGAGCATCCGAAAACTGATCGCGAAGCGCAGCAGGCTTTTA AAAAAAACTTTGCGAGCCTCGTAAACGATACTCTGCCAGAACATGCAAAGGGGAAGCCTCTTGAGGTATGGTTCCAAGATGAAGCCCGCGTTGGACAACAGGGGACACTCACCCGTAAATGGGCCAAGCGTGGAACTCGCCCGCGCGCACCCCGTGATATACGCTTCAAATGGAGTTATATCTTTGGTGCCGCTTGTCCCGCACGTGGCACCGCCGCAGGTCTCGTCCTGCCCTACGTCAACGCCGAGGCTATGGGGCTGCATCTTGATGAGATCGCAAAAGCTGTCGCACCCGGCTCACATGCCTTGCTGATTGTTGATGGGGCGGGGTGGCATGGCGCAAAATGTTTGCAGGTGCCAGATAAAATTACGCTCGTTAAGCTGCCACCGTATTCACCCGAACTGAACCCCATGGAAAACGTCTGGGCTTATCTGCGAGCTAATAAACTCGCAATCACAGTTTTCGACACCTATGACGAAATACTCGACAAATGTGCACAAGCTTGGAACTTCTTTGCGAACGACCCAGAGCGAATAAGTTCAATCACAGATCGAGAATGGGCAAGGGTCACTTAA
- a CDS encoding IS630 family transposase has product MSKQYKTVSLSDEQRIALEALCRRRKVDALVWKRARAFLLLDAGEDAGTVCRILDIGPTVLTEWRFAFAGAGLSFFGLKDYSQRQGHLSVVQEQAVRAHFTAQPARNADEVCAYVLAECDQNYSTSGAAKLMRRLGFAYKKPQLLPAQADEAKQAAFIAKYEALMNGLAADEMVVFSDAVHPEHQSRPAHGWFPKGQKTALKATSGRKRLNIQGALDLETFQFTFVEGEKINAQTTRQMLEKLERNNQTKTAIHVFVDNARYHHAKILQPWLDSPERRVKLHFLPAYAPHLNPIERLWGVMHKWVTHNRHYATFNQFTEAIFDFFRKTLPEKGPEFRDTVTDNFRVISLKEYKVI; this is encoded by the coding sequence ATGAGCAAGCAATACAAAACAGTCTCCTTATCCGACGAGCAGCGCATAGCACTTGAAGCGCTTTGCCGCCGCCGCAAAGTTGACGCCCTTGTTTGGAAACGGGCGCGCGCGTTTCTTCTTTTGGACGCAGGAGAAGACGCTGGAACGGTTTGCCGGATTTTGGATATTGGCCCGACAGTTTTGACGGAGTGGCGATTTGCCTTTGCCGGTGCGGGACTATCGTTTTTCGGTCTGAAGGACTACAGCCAGCGTCAGGGTCATTTGTCCGTCGTGCAAGAGCAGGCGGTGAGAGCCCATTTCACCGCGCAGCCTGCCCGCAATGCCGATGAGGTCTGTGCCTATGTTCTAGCCGAGTGCGACCAAAACTACAGCACGTCGGGAGCCGCCAAGCTGATGCGCCGCCTGGGGTTCGCGTATAAGAAACCACAATTGCTGCCTGCACAGGCCGATGAAGCCAAGCAGGCTGCGTTTATTGCCAAATATGAGGCCCTGATGAACGGGTTGGCCGCAGATGAGATGGTTGTCTTTTCGGACGCTGTCCACCCCGAACACCAGAGCCGCCCCGCCCATGGTTGGTTCCCCAAGGGACAAAAGACGGCCCTGAAGGCGACATCAGGGCGCAAGCGGCTCAACATTCAGGGCGCGCTTGACCTTGAGACTTTCCAGTTCACCTTTGTGGAAGGCGAGAAGATCAATGCCCAGACAACCCGACAGATGCTGGAAAAGTTGGAACGCAACAACCAAACCAAGACGGCCATCCACGTCTTTGTCGACAATGCCCGCTATCATCATGCCAAGATACTACAGCCATGGCTGGACAGCCCAGAACGTCGGGTGAAGTTGCATTTCTTGCCAGCATATGCCCCGCACCTCAACCCGATCGAGCGTCTTTGGGGTGTTATGCACAAATGGGTCACCCACAATCGGCACTATGCAACGTTCAACCAATTCACAGAGGCCATTTTCGACTTCTTCCGCAAGACCCTGCCAGAAAAAGGGCCAGAGTTCCGCGACACCGTCACCGACAACTTCCGCGTCATATCGCTCAAGGAATACAAAGTGATTTGA
- a CDS encoding TadE/TadG family type IV pilus assembly protein codes for MTFAIKTLARFLRLFRRNEDGSPTVEFALIFLPFIILPVSGFELGLLMTRHVMMERGIDMAVREVRLNTGTPVTELQFKTMICNAAAILPECMTNLRLELRPIDLRHSGANSDNSIPRRASCTNLDEPFQPARNFESVG; via the coding sequence ATGACGTTCGCGATCAAAACACTGGCACGGTTCTTGCGGCTTTTCCGCAGGAACGAAGACGGCAGCCCAACGGTGGAATTCGCTTTGATCTTCCTGCCATTTATCATTTTGCCCGTCTCGGGGTTTGAGCTCGGCCTGCTGATGACCCGCCACGTTATGATGGAACGCGGTATTGATATGGCTGTGCGCGAAGTGCGCTTGAACACTGGTACGCCTGTCACCGAGTTGCAGTTTAAAACAATGATCTGCAACGCCGCTGCAATTTTACCCGAATGCATGACCAACCTGCGTCTGGAACTCCGCCCGATTGACCTGCGCCACTCGGGGGCGAATTCCGACAATTCCATCCCGCGTCGTGCGTCATGCACAAACCTCGACGAACCGTTCCAGCCAGCGCGGAACTTTGAAAGTGTTGGTTAA
- a CDS encoding DUF6538 domain-containing protein produces the protein MTGHTRLYRRGATYYHRAVVPKDIINSYEKREETFSLRTKDRGEALQRVRVEAVRVDKLFAKHRRDQAGIKLTAPKPALSELTLDQIARTKRAYLHHLLDEDEDIRLDGFYDPEDHSAQLFETPRPTFEERQSGIEESDAFTRANLARGKRDVFLRSEAEEVFNLGPY, from the coding sequence ATGACTGGACACACCCGATTATATCGCCGTGGAGCGACCTACTATCACCGCGCCGTGGTACCCAAGGACATCATCAACTCTTACGAAAAGCGTGAGGAAACCTTCTCACTCAGGACAAAAGACAGAGGGGAAGCTCTCCAACGTGTCCGAGTCGAGGCTGTCAGGGTAGATAAGCTGTTCGCTAAGCATCGGCGGGATCAGGCTGGCATAAAGCTAACTGCTCCTAAGCCAGCCTTATCCGAATTAACCTTAGATCAGATTGCCAGAACGAAGAGAGCCTATCTGCATCACCTGCTTGATGAAGACGAAGATATTCGGCTTGATGGCTTCTACGATCCAGAAGATCACTCTGCGCAACTCTTCGAGACACCTCGGCCAACCTTCGAAGAACGCCAATCAGGCATTGAAGAGTCGGACGCATTCACCCGAGCAAACCTAGCACGGGGGAAGCGCGACGTATTCTTAAGGTCTGAAGCCGAAGAGGTTTTTAACCTGGGACCATATTGA
- a CDS encoding TIGR02300 family protein, with protein MPKEEWGTKRLCPTTGKRFYDLNADPIISPYTGETVVVVTGKTRTMVADAADAQTKATEEEAEDDDLVLDDDEDDDDTNLGDDVLEDEDDDTVPLDEIADVAAPDDDS; from the coding sequence ATGCCAAAGGAAGAGTGGGGCACTAAACGCCTCTGCCCGACCACCGGAAAACGGTTCTACGACCTGAACGCTGATCCGATCATCAGCCCCTACACGGGTGAAACCGTTGTTGTGGTCACAGGTAAGACCCGCACCATGGTCGCGGACGCTGCCGACGCCCAGACGAAGGCGACGGAAGAAGAAGCGGAAGACGACGATCTCGTGCTCGACGATGATGAGGACGACGATGATACAAATTTGGGCGACGATGTTCTGGAAGATGAGGACGACGATACTGTCCCGCTGGACGAAATCGCTGATGTCGCCGCACCAGACGACGATTCCTAA
- a CDS encoding M48 family metallopeptidase — MGRLILEGNPPVEVQLRRSAQARRLSLRISRLDGRATLTLPHRVPEREGMAFLRDREEWLRAHMDAIEPEVHVRIGGTVLFRGAELALVAGDLKRARLAQGALMLPDDPEKTGKRVAAFLKLQARDALADASDRYSQALGKPYGRISLRDTRSRWGSCSSAGDLMYSWRLIMAPPEVLDYVAAHEVAHLQHMDHSPRFWAAVERLYPTHKTCRTWLRTHGGALHRVRFD; from the coding sequence ATGGGACGTTTGATCCTTGAAGGCAACCCCCCTGTGGAGGTGCAGTTGCGCCGGTCTGCACAGGCGCGGCGGTTGTCGTTGCGAATATCGCGTCTGGACGGTCGCGCGACGTTGACGTTGCCACACCGCGTGCCGGAGCGCGAAGGCATGGCGTTCCTGCGTGACCGCGAAGAGTGGCTGCGCGCGCACATGGATGCGATTGAACCTGAGGTGCATGTGCGGATCGGTGGGACGGTCCTGTTTCGCGGCGCTGAACTGGCGTTGGTGGCCGGTGACTTGAAGCGGGCGAGGCTGGCACAGGGCGCGTTGATGCTGCCTGATGATCCAGAAAAAACAGGCAAACGTGTCGCAGCGTTCCTGAAATTGCAGGCGCGGGATGCTTTGGCCGATGCGTCTGATCGGTACTCGCAGGCTTTGGGCAAACCCTACGGGCGGATCAGTTTGCGCGATACGAGGTCCCGCTGGGGGTCGTGTTCATCGGCGGGCGATCTGATGTATTCGTGGCGCCTTATAATGGCCCCGCCAGAGGTGCTCGACTACGTTGCAGCACACGAAGTTGCGCATTTGCAGCATATGGATCACAGCCCGCGATTTTGGGCTGCTGTCGAGCGGTTGTATCCCACGCACAAGACCTGTCGCACATGGTTGCGCACCCATGGTGGCGCGTTGCACCGTGTGCGTTTTGATTGA
- a CDS encoding GntR family transcriptional regulator, whose amino-acid sequence MLIQSEATKPMGAAHDRVYRALRSRIMHGEIDPGQALTLRGIGKEFGVSMTPAREAGRRLVAEGALFLSSSGRVSTPELSNERIEELATLRALLEPELAARALPRAHLALIDRLEEINNRVSSVIARQDAPGYIRLNLEFHRTLYLRAQAPAMLAMAETVWLQLGPTMSKLYGRLRRTEPPRNHKLILAALKAGDEASLKLAVRADATQGLRMLKV is encoded by the coding sequence ATGTTGATCCAATCTGAAGCAACCAAGCCGATGGGTGCCGCCCATGACCGTGTGTACCGCGCCCTTCGATCGCGCATTATGCACGGAGAAATCGACCCCGGGCAGGCGCTGACGCTGCGCGGGATCGGCAAGGAATTCGGGGTGTCGATGACCCCCGCGCGCGAAGCGGGGCGGCGGTTGGTGGCCGAGGGGGCTTTGTTTTTATCGTCATCGGGGCGGGTCTCGACGCCGGAATTGTCCAATGAGCGGATCGAAGAACTTGCGACATTACGGGCTTTGTTGGAACCGGAGTTGGCGGCGCGGGCGTTGCCGCGCGCGCATTTGGCGCTGATTGATCGGCTGGAAGAAATCAATAATCGCGTGTCGTCGGTGATCGCGCGACAGGATGCACCGGGGTATATCCGGCTCAACCTCGAATTTCACCGGACGTTGTATTTAAGGGCCCAAGCGCCAGCCATGCTCGCCATGGCAGAGACGGTTTGGCTGCAACTTGGGCCCACGATGTCCAAACTCTATGGTCGGTTGCGGCGAACAGAGCCGCCCCGAAACCACAAACTTATCCTCGCGGCGCTCAAGGCGGGGGATGAAGCGAGTTTGAAACTGGCCGTGCGTGCGGATGCGACGCAAGGCCTACGGATGCTAAAAGTCTAG
- a CDS encoding TerB family tellurite resistance protein, translating into MIRSASKATRARFCAASTCGATGLKGISLDRQIVLEAALNIAVADGEIHPHEYAVVSELAQRMRIGADQFRSALARISVHLQIVQTT; encoded by the coding sequence CTGATCCGATCCGCCTCTAAAGCCACAAGGGCAAGATTCTGCGCCGCGTCAACATGTGGGGCAACCGGACTAAAAGGGATAAGCCTTGACCGCCAGATTGTGCTTGAGGCAGCGCTTAATATCGCGGTCGCAGATGGTGAAATCCATCCCCATGAATACGCGGTGGTGTCAGAACTGGCGCAGCGGATGCGCATCGGTGCAGATCAATTCCGCAGTGCGCTGGCGCGGATTTCTGTCCATCTGCAAATCGTTCAGACCACCTAG
- the tnpA gene encoding IS200/IS605 family transposase: protein MIYSTGSHTKFYHRFHVVWTTKYRYKVMRGEMRERIREIIIQTCQELGVHIEKGVLSTDHVHMFISVPPQIALSKVMMRIKGRSSYKIQREFPELRKRYWGQRFWARGFFSTTSGNVTVNKFR from the coding sequence ATGATCTATTCCACAGGAAGCCATACCAAATTTTATCACCGATTTCACGTCGTCTGGACAACAAAATACCGATACAAAGTTATGCGCGGTGAGATGCGTGAGCGTATCCGTGAAATCATTATCCAAACATGCCAAGAACTTGGCGTGCATATTGAGAAGGGCGTATTGTCGACCGATCACGTCCACATGTTCATATCGGTCCCGCCTCAGATAGCATTGTCAAAGGTGATGATGCGGATCAAGGGACGCTCGTCTTATAAGATACAGCGCGAGTTTCCCGAACTGCGCAAACGGTACTGGGGCCAGCGGTTTTGGGCTCGCGGATTTTTCTCAACAACTAGCGGCAATGTCACTGTGAATAAGTTCAGATAG
- a CDS encoding integrase core domain-containing protein, which produces MQIIGLHKNVYKLYAWARTQECLDVYRIKYEGQVRQWDDLRTEGVSLSKCAEFVSISRATYYRHKRILKDLAQAIIPPSKAPKRCNKSQWGEAEKQLVLEARRDNETYGKEKIGAILRRDKKQTMSDSTVGRILSFLRKKGLITRSRSAPQKRKRNFSKGHAKGWKYRDYKDIVVGERVQIDHMTATKNGVTCKHFQAWERCSKHIHAQVYSNATARSAKRFLQELVEIAPYKIISIQVDGGSEFMADFETACEQMEIPLIVLPPARPKYNGGVERGNRTFREEFYACRDLIADSIGAMRFELRKAVDKYNTFRPHHALKGKTPME; this is translated from the coding sequence ATGCAAATCATCGGACTGCACAAGAACGTTTATAAACTTTATGCTTGGGCGCGGACACAAGAATGTTTGGACGTGTACCGTATCAAATACGAAGGTCAGGTTCGGCAATGGGACGACTTACGTACAGAGGGCGTTTCTCTATCAAAGTGCGCTGAATTCGTCAGCATCTCGCGCGCGACATATTACCGTCACAAGCGTATTTTGAAGGATTTGGCGCAGGCAATCATACCGCCTTCAAAGGCTCCCAAACGCTGCAACAAGTCACAGTGGGGCGAGGCAGAAAAGCAATTGGTGCTTGAGGCCCGCCGCGACAATGAAACCTACGGTAAGGAGAAAATAGGGGCCATCTTGCGTCGCGACAAAAAGCAAACCATGAGCGATAGCACCGTGGGGCGCATTTTGAGCTTTCTAAGGAAAAAAGGCCTGATCACACGATCAAGATCTGCGCCCCAAAAGCGCAAGCGTAATTTTTCCAAGGGGCATGCCAAGGGATGGAAATATAGGGATTACAAAGATATTGTGGTTGGCGAGCGTGTGCAGATCGATCATATGACTGCCACGAAGAACGGCGTCACGTGCAAACACTTTCAAGCCTGGGAGAGGTGTAGCAAGCATATCCACGCGCAAGTTTATTCGAATGCCACGGCACGCTCTGCCAAACGGTTTTTGCAAGAACTCGTGGAAATAGCTCCCTATAAGATCATCTCAATTCAAGTCGATGGCGGGTCTGAGTTTATGGCCGATTTTGAGACAGCGTGCGAACAGATGGAGATCCCGCTCATTGTGCTGCCGCCAGCAAGGCCAAAATACAACGGTGGTGTCGAGCGCGGTAACCGCACCTTCCGCGAAGAGTTCTATGCATGTCGTGATCTCATTGCCGACAGCATAGGAGCGATGCGGTTTGAACTTCGAAAAGCCGTCGATAAATACAACACATTCAGGCCTCATCATGCCTTGAAAGGCAAGACACCAATGGAGTAA
- a CDS encoding TerB family tellurite resistance protein, whose amino-acid sequence MRKFIPTTALILGLTVASSAQAGVGRWGADLRFVADTTIPQSGGTGTLSVCHLVDFADVFFVPVYTTIQGYALSGDGCTGKNFRGVTPENFAALQLSGLVPADLPATAAPNLTSLIWGHALIVATALGLLFRALRAVSGRARRPRKLRTPDMLAIHSLVAMSQVAIADGRLDDAEVHHIANILTRLTGKTYAPQQVIDMLTERLPADAGRFPF is encoded by the coding sequence ATGCGCAAATTTATACCCACAACCGCCCTTATCTTAGGGTTGACCGTCGCGTCCTCAGCGCAGGCAGGCGTCGGACGTTGGGGCGCAGATTTACGCTTCGTGGCCGATACCACGATCCCGCAATCGGGCGGCACTGGCACCTTGTCCGTCTGTCACCTCGTTGATTTTGCGGATGTTTTCTTCGTTCCTGTCTACACGACGATCCAAGGCTACGCCCTGTCGGGTGACGGATGCACCGGCAAAAATTTTCGCGGCGTGACACCTGAAAATTTCGCCGCCCTGCAGCTGTCTGGCCTTGTTCCTGCAGACCTTCCCGCAACCGCGGCCCCCAATCTGACCTCTCTAATCTGGGGCCACGCTTTGATTGTGGCGACGGCTCTCGGGCTGCTGTTTCGCGCACTGCGCGCGGTATCGGGCCGCGCCCGACGCCCCCGCAAATTGCGCACACCCGATATGCTGGCGATCCATTCCCTCGTGGCGATGTCGCAGGTCGCGATCGCGGACGGGCGCCTTGACGACGCCGAAGTCCACCACATCGCCAATATCCTGACACGGCTGACAGGTAAAACCTACGCGCCGCAACAGGTCATCGATATGTTAACTGAACGACTACCGGCTGACGCCGGTAGGTTCCCTTTTTGA
- the lpdA gene encoding dihydrolipoyl dehydrogenase, which yields MSSYDVIIIGSGPGGYVCAIRCAQLGLKTAVVEGRDTLGGTCLNVGCIPSKALLHASHMLHEAQHNFAAMGLKGKTQSVDWKQMLSYKDDVIATNTKGIEFLFKKNKIDWIKGWGSIPEAGKVKVGDDVHDAKNIIVASGSEVSSLKGVEIDEKTVVSSTGALELGKIPKDLIVIGAGVIGLELGSVYSRLGSKVTVIEYLNEITPGMDGEVQKAFQRLLKKQGLEFVMGAAVQSVDTKNNKATVTYKLRSDDSERTMDADTVLVATGRRPFTDGLGLAELGVEISERGQIKTDAHYQTNVAGIYALGDCIDGPMLAHKAEDEGMACAEGLAGQKPHVNYGVIPGVIYTHPEVANVGKTEEQLKEDGVDYKIGKFSFMGNGRAKANFAGDGFVKILADKTTDRILGAHIIGPMAGDLIHEICVAMEFGAAAEDLARTCHAHPTYSEAVREAALACGDGAIHA from the coding sequence ATGTCCAGCTACGACGTCATCATCATCGGTTCCGGCCCCGGCGGCTACGTTTGCGCCATTCGTTGCGCGCAACTGGGCCTGAAAACGGCTGTGGTTGAGGGGCGCGATACCTTGGGCGGCACCTGCCTGAACGTCGGCTGCATCCCGTCCAAGGCATTGCTGCACGCGTCCCATATGCTGCACGAAGCCCAACATAATTTCGCCGCCATGGGCCTTAAGGGAAAGACCCAATCGGTCGATTGGAAACAGATGTTGTCGTACAAAGACGACGTCATCGCGACCAACACCAAAGGCATCGAATTCCTGTTCAAAAAGAACAAAATCGACTGGATTAAGGGCTGGGGGTCTATCCCCGAAGCCGGCAAAGTCAAAGTTGGCGACGACGTGCATGACGCCAAGAACATCATCGTCGCGTCCGGCTCCGAAGTGTCCTCGCTCAAGGGTGTTGAGATCGATGAAAAGACCGTCGTGTCATCCACCGGCGCGCTGGAATTGGGCAAGATCCCCAAAGACCTGATCGTCATTGGTGCCGGTGTGATCGGCCTTGAACTCGGGTCCGTGTACAGCCGCCTTGGGTCCAAGGTCACGGTGATCGAATACCTGAACGAAATCACACCCGGCATGGACGGCGAAGTGCAAAAAGCATTCCAACGTTTGCTGAAAAAACAAGGGCTTGAGTTTGTAATGGGCGCGGCGGTGCAATCCGTTGATACCAAAAATAACAAGGCAACCGTCACGTACAAACTGCGCAGCGACGACAGCGAACGCACGATGGACGCCGACACTGTTCTGGTCGCCACGGGCCGCCGCCCGTTCACCGACGGCTTGGGTCTGGCAGAGCTGGGCGTCGAAATCTCCGAGCGTGGACAGATCAAGACTGACGCCCATTACCAGACCAATGTAGCGGGCATTTACGCGCTTGGTGATTGTATCGACGGGCCGATGCTGGCGCATAAGGCCGAAGACGAAGGCATGGCCTGCGCCGAAGGTCTGGCGGGTCAGAAACCGCATGTTAACTATGGTGTGATACCCGGTGTCATCTACACCCACCCAGAGGTCGCGAATGTCGGCAAAACCGAAGAGCAACTTAAGGAAGACGGAGTCGATTATAAGATCGGTAAGTTCAGCTTTATGGGCAATGGCCGCGCCAAGGCGAATTTCGCGGGCGACGGATTTGTCAAAATCCTTGCCGACAAAACGACGGACCGCATTCTTGGGGCGCATATCATCGGCCCGATGGCGGGCGATTTGATCCATGAAATCTGTGTGGCCATGGAATTTGGCGCCGCTGCAGAAGACCTCGCGCGCACCTGCCACGCACATCCGACCTATTCAGAGGCCGTGCGCGAAGCCGCCCTTGCCTGCGGTGACGGCGCGATCCACGCCTAG
- a CDS encoding MAPEG family protein has protein sequence MTPELTTLALAALLQAVQFALMAVPANVELGTGKTASPRDPDRMGGKTILEQLSTKTGRLARAMNNHFEALILFTIAVLVVQLSGQNTKFTAVCATTYLVARIAYVPAYYFGLSPWRSAIWFVGFLATFAMIVSTLI, from the coding sequence GTGACCCCCGAACTCACCACCCTCGCCCTCGCGGCCCTGCTCCAAGCTGTGCAGTTCGCGCTCATGGCTGTCCCTGCCAACGTTGAACTCGGCACAGGTAAAACCGCATCGCCGCGCGACCCTGACCGCATGGGCGGCAAAACCATCCTCGAACAGCTGTCCACCAAAACTGGCCGCCTTGCGCGGGCGATGAACAACCACTTCGAAGCACTCATCCTGTTCACCATCGCCGTTCTCGTCGTGCAACTCAGCGGCCAGAACACCAAATTCACCGCCGTCTGCGCCACCACCTACCTCGTCGCGCGCATCGCCTACGTCCCCGCTTATTACTTTGGCCTCAGCCCGTGGCGCAGCGCCATCTGGTTCGTCGGCTTTCTTGCCACGTTCGCCATGATCGTATCAACTCTGATCTAA
- the odhB gene encoding 2-oxoglutarate dehydrogenase complex dihydrolipoyllysine-residue succinyltransferase, whose amino-acid sequence MMTEVRVPTLGESVTEATVATWFKKPGDAVAVDEMLCELETDKVTVEVPAPIAGTLTEIVAAEGDTVGVDALLAQISEGGAAKKTDTDDTPKPEEKVPSSSDTGPSDIRPRDDEEPAETPKSNGTEMDIMVPTLGESVTEATVSTWFKKPGQAFQADEMLCELETDKVSVEVPAPAAGVMTKLLAEEGATVEAGGKLAVMSTDGSAAVSAPSAPAATAAPATASKDVEDAPSAKKMMAENNLTDVKGTGKDGRVMKEDVLKALASPAPAVVQAAPPRAPVAADQDSREERVKMTRLRQTIARRLKESQNTAAMLTTYNDVDMTEVMALRNEYKDLFLKKHGVKLGFMSFFTKACVHALNEVPEVNAEIDGTDVVYKKYVNMGIAAGTPTGLVVPVINDADQMSFAGIEKAIAAMGAKARDGKLTMAEMQGGTFTISNGGVYGSLMSSPILNPPQSGILGMHKIQDRPMAINGEVVIRPMMYLALSYDHRIVDGKGAVTFLVRVKEALEDPRRLLMDL is encoded by the coding sequence ATAATGACCGAAGTCCGCGTCCCCACCCTTGGCGAAAGCGTCACAGAAGCAACCGTCGCCACATGGTTCAAAAAGCCCGGCGATGCCGTCGCAGTCGATGAAATGTTGTGCGAACTTGAAACGGACAAAGTCACCGTCGAAGTCCCCGCGCCCATCGCGGGCACCCTGACTGAAATCGTCGCCGCCGAAGGCGATACTGTCGGCGTCGACGCCCTGCTCGCGCAGATCAGCGAAGGCGGCGCGGCGAAAAAGACCGACACGGACGATACCCCAAAACCTGAGGAAAAAGTCCCAAGCTCATCCGACACGGGACCGAGCGATATCAGACCCCGCGATGATGAAGAGCCCGCTGAGACCCCCAAATCCAACGGTACCGAGATGGACATCATGGTGCCCACCCTTGGCGAATCCGTGACCGAAGCGACCGTTTCCACATGGTTCAAAAAGCCCGGCCAAGCGTTTCAGGCAGACGAGATGCTGTGCGAACTTGAAACCGACAAAGTCAGCGTCGAAGTGCCCGCACCCGCCGCAGGTGTCATGACCAAACTGCTCGCCGAAGAAGGCGCAACCGTTGAGGCAGGCGGCAAGCTCGCCGTCATGTCCACCGATGGCTCAGCCGCCGTGTCAGCGCCGTCCGCGCCCGCCGCAACTGCCGCCCCAGCGACGGCATCCAAAGACGTCGAAGACGCGCCCAGCGCCAAAAAGATGATGGCCGAAAACAACCTCACGGACGTCAAAGGCACCGGCAAAGATGGTCGTGTGATGAAAGAAGACGTGCTCAAGGCGCTGGCATCCCCCGCGCCCGCAGTCGTCCAAGCCGCGCCCCCACGCGCGCCTGTGGCCGCAGATCAGGACTCCCGCGAAGAGCGCGTCAAGATGACCCGCCTGCGCCAGACCATCGCGCGTCGCCTGAAAGAAAGCCAGAACACCGCCGCCATGCTGACCACCTACAACGACGTCGACATGACCGAGGTCATGGCATTGCGTAACGAATACAAAGACTTGTTCCTGAAAAAACACGGCGTGAAACTCGGCTTTATGTCGTTCTTCACCAAGGCTTGCGTCCATGCTCTCAACGAAGTGCCAGAAGTGAACGCCGAAATCGACGGCACCGATGTGGTCTACAAGAAATACGTCAACATGGGCATCGCCGCTGGCACGCCGACAGGTCTGGTGGTTCCGGTGATCAATGACGCCGACCAGATGTCGTTCGCTGGCATCGAAAAGGCGATTGCCGCCATGGGCGCAAAAGCCCGCGACGGCAAACTCACCATGGCTGAAATGCAGGGCGGTACGTTCACGATTTCCAACGGCGGCGTCTACGGCTCGCTCATGTCCTCGCCGATCCTGAACCCGCCACAGTCAGGCATTCTCGGCATGCACAAAATCCAAGACCGCCCCATGGCGATCAACGGCGAAGTCGTGATCCGTCCAATGATGTATCTGGCGCTGTCCTACGACCACCGCATCGTCGACGGCAAAGGCGCTGTGACGTTCCTTGTGCGGGTGAAAGAGGCGCTCGAAGATCCACGTCGCTTGTTAATGGATTTGTAA